One stretch of Hemibagrus wyckioides isolate EC202008001 linkage group LG01, SWU_Hwy_1.0, whole genome shotgun sequence DNA includes these proteins:
- the pbxip1b gene encoding pre-B-cell leukemia homeobox interacting protein 1b isoform X3 yields the protein MKDINGDVSADLKTITLTNSVAEARHRGAMANNSSTNSNSWTILAPEVKEAGVESMGPLSDGQGKVHAEPALAQSSALTDTSTEPTHPPDPPQVTPLESSEDAAVLHSTPEREGTASSIPANVENLTTLTPDSGEQGVDDQPLTETESFSDSYTHISPSPVSATLSGAAVAEEEEEEEEEGLLQGEKKGELRKTLREECTQEEKVTEGDGLRRRNVSVLTPLYHRDDEEEEEAEEEQFRHPQREGEGDFGFTLNKCIFGALILLGLGTIFFSEGDADVRDMKYPDEKKDWLNPDAQGDTPAGVQPPEMLDKMAKENQEIEGLQAQLQKQEVELKAAQMQVEEGTKERLRREELEAENQRMRKEMDKLPVLQKEYEQEKEMVKRESERLNKELEALPAMQKELESLRDKVTKLTQNTGSEQAVVPSAGQEEVPGSQERKGKKDKKGSHKEKDPKTENKEWKKEKRIKIDEQDGKGKSTKDQKKWEKEEDKHGRRKGEGKNRQKDHKQEDAQRWKLDGEKRELKERSGKKEWKGEKKWEKEKHGEFVDRKGKEDKEWKQKAWKKEEEWKRDKQASRNDKEWKEKSDKKKDWKERKEWGDEKERGTSGDEKYSEKIQKEKTRKGKKDDHNDDNGRKERGEKHRGGKEKNKPKSGQNTEGWKEEKQYKDKNPKKEDKMSRKGKHEASHHSYSDRKQSKDHVHVNYWDKQREKIRHFYGSTEECADVTACAHAEGLAPVSKQDFEAFISAYLTKLEGHGDQTSRKEELSKLIGEFFTDGVFVHDQIPFSEFVEDVENILEDMADDDDDDNDDNDDDDDDDEELENEMNGFAEKAMDTFVLQEKEGKEEKRGGSGRKRMKG from the exons ATGAAGGACATTAACGGCGATGTTTCTGCAGATTTGAAGACAATAACCTTAACTAACTCAG TTGCTGAAGCGAGGCATCGGGGGGCGATGGCCAACAACAGCAGCACCAATAGCAACAGTTGGACCATTCTTGCTCCAGaggtaaag GAGGCTGGAGTAGAGAGTATGGGTCCGCTGTCTGACGGTCAGGGAAAAGTGCATGCAGAACCAGCTCTCGCACAGTCCTCAGCGCTCACAGACACATCCACAGAGCCAACTCATCCTCCTGATCCACCACAG GTGACGCCACTAGAGAGCAGTGAAGATGCAGCTGTTTTGCACAGTACCCCTGAGAGGGAGGGTACGGCGTCCAGCATCCCTGCTAACGTTGAAAACCTGACCACTTTGACCCCTGACTCTGGAGAGCAAGGTGTTGATGACCAACCCCTAACTGAAACAGAATCATTCTctgactcttacacacacatcagcccTTCGCCCGTGTCCGCTACACTTTCCGGAGCAGCAGtggcagaagaagaagaagaagaagaggaagaggggcTTTTACAAGGGGAAAAGAAGGGTGAACTGAGGAAGACACTGAGAGAAG AGTGTACGCAGGAAGAGAAAGTGACTGAGGGTGATGGATTAAGGAGGAGGAATGTCTCTGTCCTGACCCCTTTGTACCATcgagatgatgaggaggaggaagaggctGAGGAAGAGCAGTTCAGACATccacagagagaaggagaaggagactTCGGGTTCACTTTGAACAAGTGCATTTTTGGAGCCCTCATTCTTCTGGGCCTGGGCACCATATTCTTCTCTG AGGGAGATGCTGATGTCAGGGACATGAAATATCCAGACGAAAAAAAG gattggtTGAATCCCGATGCTCAAGGAGACACACCTGCTGGAGTCCAGCCACCAGAAATGCTGGACAAAATGGCCAAGGAGAACCAGGAAATTGAAGGCTTACAGGCACAGCTTCAG aaacaggaagtggaattAAAGGCTGCACAAATGCAAGTGGAGGAAGGAACCAAGGAGAGACTGAGAAGGGAAGAGCTGGAAGCAGAAAATCAGAGGATGAGAAAAGAGATGGATAAACTGCCTGTCCTCCAGAAAGAGtacgagcaagagaaagaaatggtaaagagagagagtgagagattaaATAAGGAGCTTGAAGCACTTCCAGCTATGCAGAAAGAGCTGGAGAGTCTAAGGGATAAAGTTACGAAGCTCACTCAGAATACAG GGAGTGAGCAAGCTGTGGTGCCCTCTGCTGGACAAGAAGAGGTACCTGGTAGTCAGGAGAGGAAAGggaaaaaggataaaaaaggGTCGCATAAAGAGAAAGATCCTAAGACAGAAAATAAGGAATGGAAGAAGGAGAAACGTATAAAGATAGATGAGCAAGATGGCAAGGGAAAAAGCACAAAGGATCAAAAAAAGTGGgagaaagaagaagacaaaCATGGGAGGCGCAAGGGAGAAGGGAAAAACAGGCAGAAAGATCATAAGCAAGAAGATGCCCAAAGATGGAAGCTTGATGGAGAAAAAAGAGAGCTTAAGGAAAGGAGTGGGAAAAAAGAgtggaaaggagaaaaaaagtgggaaaaggaaaaacatgGAGAGTTTGTTgacaggaaaggaaaagaagataAGGAATGGAAGCAAAAAGCCtggaaaaaagaggaagaatgGAAAAGGGATAAACAAGCTAGCCGGAATGATAAAGAATGGAAAGAGAAAAGTGACAAAAAGAAGGactggaaagagagaaaggaatggggtgatgaaaaagagagaggaacatCAGGTGACGAAAAGTACAGTGAGAAAATCCAAAAGGAGAAAACTCGGAAAGGCAAGAAAGATGATCACAATGATGACaatggaagaaaagaaagggggGAGAAGCACCGGGGtgggaaagagaaaaacaaacctaAAAGTGGACAGAATACTGAAGGATGGAAGGAGGAGAAACAATACAAAGACAAGAATCCTAAAAAAGAGGACAAGATGAGCAGAAAAGGCAAGCATGAGGCATCACATCATTCGTACAGTGACcgaaaacagagcaaagaccACGTGCACGTTAACTACTGGGATAAACAAAGGGAGAAGATCCGTCACTTTTACGGGTCAACGGAAGAGTGCGCTGATGTCACAGCTTGTGCACACGCAGAGGGACTTGCTCCTGTTTCCAAACAAGATTTCGAGGCGTTCATCTCTGCCTATTTGACCAAACTTGAAGGACACGGGGACCAAACTTCCAGAAAAGAGGAACTGAGCAAGCTGATCGGTGAGTTCTTCACTGACGGAGTTTTCGTCCATGACCAGATACCATTCAGTGAGTTTGTGGAGGATGTGGAGAATATTTTGGAAGACAtggcagatgatgatgatgacgacaacGACGATAATGAcgatgacgacgatgatgatgaagagctAGAGAACGAGATGAATGGATTTGCAGAAAAAGCAATGGACACCTTTGTGCTCCAAGAGAAAGAGGGGAAGGAAGAGAAAAGAGGTGGAAGTGGAAGGAAAAGGATGAAGGGGTAA
- the pbxip1b gene encoding pre-B-cell leukemia homeobox interacting protein 1b isoform X6, which translates to MANNSSTNSNSWTILAPEVKEAGVESMGPLSDGQGKVHAEPALAQSSALTDTSTEPTHPPDPPQVTPLESSEDAAVLHSTPEREGTASSIPANVENLTTLTPDSGEQGVDDQPLTETESFSDSYTHISPSPVSATLSGAAVAEEEEEEEEEGLLQGEKKGELRKTLREECTQEEKVTEGDGLRRRNVSVLTPLYHRDDEEEEEAEEEQFRHPQREGEGDFGFTLNKCIFGALILLGLGTIFFSGVLMDLDDEGDADVRDMKYPDEKKDWLNPDAQGDTPAGVQPPEMLDKMAKENQEIEGLQAQLQKQEVELKAAQMQVEEGTKERLRREELEAENQRMRKEMDKLPVLQKEYEQEKEMVKRESERLNKELEALPAMQKELESLRDKVTKLTQNTGSEQAVVPSAGQEEVPGSQERKGKKDKKGSHKEKDPKTENKEWKKEKRIKIDEQDGKGKSTKDQKKWEKEEDKHGRRKGEGKNRQKDHKQEDAQRWKLDGEKRELKERSGKKEWKGEKKWEKEKHGEFVDRKGKEDKEWKQKAWKKEEEWKRDKQASRNDKEWKEKSDKKKDWKERKEWGDEKERGTSGDEKYSEKIQKEKTRKGKKDDHNDDNGRKERGEKHRGGKEKNKPKSGQNTEGWKEEKQYKDKNPKKEDKMSRKGKHEASHHSYSDRKQSKDHVHVNYWDKQREKIRHFYGSTEECADVTACAHAEGLAPVSKQDFEAFISAYLTKLEGHGDQTSRKEELSKLIGEFFTDGVFVHDQIPFSEFVEDVENILEDMADDDDDDNDDNDDDDDDDEELENEMNGFAEKAMDTFVLQEKEGKEEKRGGSGRKRMKG; encoded by the exons ATGGCCAACAACAGCAGCACCAATAGCAACAGTTGGACCATTCTTGCTCCAGaggtaaag GAGGCTGGAGTAGAGAGTATGGGTCCGCTGTCTGACGGTCAGGGAAAAGTGCATGCAGAACCAGCTCTCGCACAGTCCTCAGCGCTCACAGACACATCCACAGAGCCAACTCATCCTCCTGATCCACCACAG GTGACGCCACTAGAGAGCAGTGAAGATGCAGCTGTTTTGCACAGTACCCCTGAGAGGGAGGGTACGGCGTCCAGCATCCCTGCTAACGTTGAAAACCTGACCACTTTGACCCCTGACTCTGGAGAGCAAGGTGTTGATGACCAACCCCTAACTGAAACAGAATCATTCTctgactcttacacacacatcagcccTTCGCCCGTGTCCGCTACACTTTCCGGAGCAGCAGtggcagaagaagaagaagaagaagaggaagaggggcTTTTACAAGGGGAAAAGAAGGGTGAACTGAGGAAGACACTGAGAGAAG AGTGTACGCAGGAAGAGAAAGTGACTGAGGGTGATGGATTAAGGAGGAGGAATGTCTCTGTCCTGACCCCTTTGTACCATcgagatgatgaggaggaggaagaggctGAGGAAGAGCAGTTCAGACATccacagagagaaggagaaggagactTCGGGTTCACTTTGAACAAGTGCATTTTTGGAGCCCTCATTCTTCTGGGCCTGGGCACCATATTCTTCTCTG GTGTGCTCATGGATCTGGATGAcg AGGGAGATGCTGATGTCAGGGACATGAAATATCCAGACGAAAAAAAG gattggtTGAATCCCGATGCTCAAGGAGACACACCTGCTGGAGTCCAGCCACCAGAAATGCTGGACAAAATGGCCAAGGAGAACCAGGAAATTGAAGGCTTACAGGCACAGCTTCAG aaacaggaagtggaattAAAGGCTGCACAAATGCAAGTGGAGGAAGGAACCAAGGAGAGACTGAGAAGGGAAGAGCTGGAAGCAGAAAATCAGAGGATGAGAAAAGAGATGGATAAACTGCCTGTCCTCCAGAAAGAGtacgagcaagagaaagaaatggtaaagagagagagtgagagattaaATAAGGAGCTTGAAGCACTTCCAGCTATGCAGAAAGAGCTGGAGAGTCTAAGGGATAAAGTTACGAAGCTCACTCAGAATACAG GGAGTGAGCAAGCTGTGGTGCCCTCTGCTGGACAAGAAGAGGTACCTGGTAGTCAGGAGAGGAAAGggaaaaaggataaaaaaggGTCGCATAAAGAGAAAGATCCTAAGACAGAAAATAAGGAATGGAAGAAGGAGAAACGTATAAAGATAGATGAGCAAGATGGCAAGGGAAAAAGCACAAAGGATCAAAAAAAGTGGgagaaagaagaagacaaaCATGGGAGGCGCAAGGGAGAAGGGAAAAACAGGCAGAAAGATCATAAGCAAGAAGATGCCCAAAGATGGAAGCTTGATGGAGAAAAAAGAGAGCTTAAGGAAAGGAGTGGGAAAAAAGAgtggaaaggagaaaaaaagtgggaaaaggaaaaacatgGAGAGTTTGTTgacaggaaaggaaaagaagataAGGAATGGAAGCAAAAAGCCtggaaaaaagaggaagaatgGAAAAGGGATAAACAAGCTAGCCGGAATGATAAAGAATGGAAAGAGAAAAGTGACAAAAAGAAGGactggaaagagagaaaggaatggggtgatgaaaaagagagaggaacatCAGGTGACGAAAAGTACAGTGAGAAAATCCAAAAGGAGAAAACTCGGAAAGGCAAGAAAGATGATCACAATGATGACaatggaagaaaagaaagggggGAGAAGCACCGGGGtgggaaagagaaaaacaaacctaAAAGTGGACAGAATACTGAAGGATGGAAGGAGGAGAAACAATACAAAGACAAGAATCCTAAAAAAGAGGACAAGATGAGCAGAAAAGGCAAGCATGAGGCATCACATCATTCGTACAGTGACcgaaaacagagcaaagaccACGTGCACGTTAACTACTGGGATAAACAAAGGGAGAAGATCCGTCACTTTTACGGGTCAACGGAAGAGTGCGCTGATGTCACAGCTTGTGCACACGCAGAGGGACTTGCTCCTGTTTCCAAACAAGATTTCGAGGCGTTCATCTCTGCCTATTTGACCAAACTTGAAGGACACGGGGACCAAACTTCCAGAAAAGAGGAACTGAGCAAGCTGATCGGTGAGTTCTTCACTGACGGAGTTTTCGTCCATGACCAGATACCATTCAGTGAGTTTGTGGAGGATGTGGAGAATATTTTGGAAGACAtggcagatgatgatgatgacgacaacGACGATAATGAcgatgacgacgatgatgatgaagagctAGAGAACGAGATGAATGGATTTGCAGAAAAAGCAATGGACACCTTTGTGCTCCAAGAGAAAGAGGGGAAGGAAGAGAAAAGAGGTGGAAGTGGAAGGAAAAGGATGAAGGGGTAA
- the pbxip1b gene encoding pre-B-cell leukemia homeobox interacting protein 1b isoform X7, with protein sequence MANNSSTNSNSWTILAPEEAGVESMGPLSDGQGKVHAEPALAQSSALTDTSTEPTHPPDPPQVTPLESSEDAAVLHSTPEREGTASSIPANVENLTTLTPDSGEQGVDDQPLTETESFSDSYTHISPSPVSATLSGAAVAEEEEEEEEEGLLQGEKKGELRKTLREECTQEEKVTEGDGLRRRNVSVLTPLYHRDDEEEEEAEEEQFRHPQREGEGDFGFTLNKCIFGALILLGLGTIFFSGVLMDLDDEGDADVRDMKYPDEKKDWLNPDAQGDTPAGVQPPEMLDKMAKENQEIEGLQAQLQKQEVELKAAQMQVEEGTKERLRREELEAENQRMRKEMDKLPVLQKEYEQEKEMVKRESERLNKELEALPAMQKELESLRDKVTKLTQNTGSEQAVVPSAGQEEVPGSQERKGKKDKKGSHKEKDPKTENKEWKKEKRIKIDEQDGKGKSTKDQKKWEKEEDKHGRRKGEGKNRQKDHKQEDAQRWKLDGEKRELKERSGKKEWKGEKKWEKEKHGEFVDRKGKEDKEWKQKAWKKEEEWKRDKQASRNDKEWKEKSDKKKDWKERKEWGDEKERGTSGDEKYSEKIQKEKTRKGKKDDHNDDNGRKERGEKHRGGKEKNKPKSGQNTEGWKEEKQYKDKNPKKEDKMSRKGKHEASHHSYSDRKQSKDHVHVNYWDKQREKIRHFYGSTEECADVTACAHAEGLAPVSKQDFEAFISAYLTKLEGHGDQTSRKEELSKLIGEFFTDGVFVHDQIPFSEFVEDVENILEDMADDDDDDNDDNDDDDDDDEELENEMNGFAEKAMDTFVLQEKEGKEEKRGGSGRKRMKG encoded by the exons ATGGCCAACAACAGCAGCACCAATAGCAACAGTTGGACCATTCTTGCTCCAGag GAGGCTGGAGTAGAGAGTATGGGTCCGCTGTCTGACGGTCAGGGAAAAGTGCATGCAGAACCAGCTCTCGCACAGTCCTCAGCGCTCACAGACACATCCACAGAGCCAACTCATCCTCCTGATCCACCACAG GTGACGCCACTAGAGAGCAGTGAAGATGCAGCTGTTTTGCACAGTACCCCTGAGAGGGAGGGTACGGCGTCCAGCATCCCTGCTAACGTTGAAAACCTGACCACTTTGACCCCTGACTCTGGAGAGCAAGGTGTTGATGACCAACCCCTAACTGAAACAGAATCATTCTctgactcttacacacacatcagcccTTCGCCCGTGTCCGCTACACTTTCCGGAGCAGCAGtggcagaagaagaagaagaagaagaggaagaggggcTTTTACAAGGGGAAAAGAAGGGTGAACTGAGGAAGACACTGAGAGAAG AGTGTACGCAGGAAGAGAAAGTGACTGAGGGTGATGGATTAAGGAGGAGGAATGTCTCTGTCCTGACCCCTTTGTACCATcgagatgatgaggaggaggaagaggctGAGGAAGAGCAGTTCAGACATccacagagagaaggagaaggagactTCGGGTTCACTTTGAACAAGTGCATTTTTGGAGCCCTCATTCTTCTGGGCCTGGGCACCATATTCTTCTCTG GTGTGCTCATGGATCTGGATGAcg AGGGAGATGCTGATGTCAGGGACATGAAATATCCAGACGAAAAAAAG gattggtTGAATCCCGATGCTCAAGGAGACACACCTGCTGGAGTCCAGCCACCAGAAATGCTGGACAAAATGGCCAAGGAGAACCAGGAAATTGAAGGCTTACAGGCACAGCTTCAG aaacaggaagtggaattAAAGGCTGCACAAATGCAAGTGGAGGAAGGAACCAAGGAGAGACTGAGAAGGGAAGAGCTGGAAGCAGAAAATCAGAGGATGAGAAAAGAGATGGATAAACTGCCTGTCCTCCAGAAAGAGtacgagcaagagaaagaaatggtaaagagagagagtgagagattaaATAAGGAGCTTGAAGCACTTCCAGCTATGCAGAAAGAGCTGGAGAGTCTAAGGGATAAAGTTACGAAGCTCACTCAGAATACAG GGAGTGAGCAAGCTGTGGTGCCCTCTGCTGGACAAGAAGAGGTACCTGGTAGTCAGGAGAGGAAAGggaaaaaggataaaaaaggGTCGCATAAAGAGAAAGATCCTAAGACAGAAAATAAGGAATGGAAGAAGGAGAAACGTATAAAGATAGATGAGCAAGATGGCAAGGGAAAAAGCACAAAGGATCAAAAAAAGTGGgagaaagaagaagacaaaCATGGGAGGCGCAAGGGAGAAGGGAAAAACAGGCAGAAAGATCATAAGCAAGAAGATGCCCAAAGATGGAAGCTTGATGGAGAAAAAAGAGAGCTTAAGGAAAGGAGTGGGAAAAAAGAgtggaaaggagaaaaaaagtgggaaaaggaaaaacatgGAGAGTTTGTTgacaggaaaggaaaagaagataAGGAATGGAAGCAAAAAGCCtggaaaaaagaggaagaatgGAAAAGGGATAAACAAGCTAGCCGGAATGATAAAGAATGGAAAGAGAAAAGTGACAAAAAGAAGGactggaaagagagaaaggaatggggtgatgaaaaagagagaggaacatCAGGTGACGAAAAGTACAGTGAGAAAATCCAAAAGGAGAAAACTCGGAAAGGCAAGAAAGATGATCACAATGATGACaatggaagaaaagaaagggggGAGAAGCACCGGGGtgggaaagagaaaaacaaacctaAAAGTGGACAGAATACTGAAGGATGGAAGGAGGAGAAACAATACAAAGACAAGAATCCTAAAAAAGAGGACAAGATGAGCAGAAAAGGCAAGCATGAGGCATCACATCATTCGTACAGTGACcgaaaacagagcaaagaccACGTGCACGTTAACTACTGGGATAAACAAAGGGAGAAGATCCGTCACTTTTACGGGTCAACGGAAGAGTGCGCTGATGTCACAGCTTGTGCACACGCAGAGGGACTTGCTCCTGTTTCCAAACAAGATTTCGAGGCGTTCATCTCTGCCTATTTGACCAAACTTGAAGGACACGGGGACCAAACTTCCAGAAAAGAGGAACTGAGCAAGCTGATCGGTGAGTTCTTCACTGACGGAGTTTTCGTCCATGACCAGATACCATTCAGTGAGTTTGTGGAGGATGTGGAGAATATTTTGGAAGACAtggcagatgatgatgatgacgacaacGACGATAATGAcgatgacgacgatgatgatgaagagctAGAGAACGAGATGAATGGATTTGCAGAAAAAGCAATGGACACCTTTGTGCTCCAAGAGAAAGAGGGGAAGGAAGAGAAAAGAGGTGGAAGTGGAAGGAAAAGGATGAAGGGGTAA